The following proteins are encoded in a genomic region of Brachypodium distachyon strain Bd21 chromosome 1, Brachypodium_distachyon_v3.0, whole genome shotgun sequence:
- the LOC100823299 gene encoding RNA-binding KH domain-containing protein RCF3: MVGPGHRNSHGKRYSDYAENGGGKRRNPGDDTYAPCPDDTVYRYLCASRKIGSIIGRGGEIAKQLRTDTQAKIRIGESVPGCDERVITIFSSSRETNTVEDTEDKVCPAQDALFRVHEKLITDDGPGDEENEEGLAQVIVRLLVPSDQIGCIIGKGGHIIQGIRSDTGSHIRVLSTEHLPACAISGDELLQISGDPLVVRKALLQVSSRLHDNPSRSQHLLASSLTQPYPVGSRHGSSSTTPVVGIAPMVNPYGGYKGDMVGDWPSIYQPRREESSAKEFSLRLLCAASDVGGVIGKGGGIIKQIRQESGAFIKVDSSSAEDDCIITVSAKEFFEDPISPTIDATVRLQPRCSEKTDPESGEPSYTTRLLVSTSRIGCLIGKGGSIITEIRRTSRANIRILSKENVPKVASEDEEMVQISGDLDVAKHALVQITTRLKANFFEREGSLSGFQPVIPYHPLPASVADESKYLGRDAKLGHDYPYSGGYRASEDMLPVDSYANYGSSQVSGGRYGTYSGRSGSSGLSGPSYLSSGKRYGY, translated from the exons ATGGTTGGGCCTGGGCACAGAAACAGTCATGGAAAGCGATACTCTGATTATGCTGAAAATGGAGGTGGCAAACGAAGAAATCCTGGTGATGATACCTATGCTCCTTGTCCAGATGATACTGTCTATCGCTACCTCTGCGCTTCTAGGAAAATCGGGAGTATCATTGGGAGGGGCGGAGAAATTGCCAAGCAGTTGAGGACAGATACTCAAGCTAAGATTAGGATTGGTGAGAGTGTCCCTGGCTGCGATGAGCGAGTTATCACAATATTTAGCTCAAGCAGGGAGACTAATACCGTTGAAGATACTGAAGATAAGGTTTGCCCTGCCCAAGATGCTCTCTTTAGAGTTCATGAGAAGCTTATCACTGATGATGGTCCTGGGGAcgaagaaaatgaagaaggTTTAGCTCAAGTTATTGTTCGTTTGCTTGTGCCGTCTGACCAGATTGGATGCATTATTGGAAAAGGCGGGCATATCATCCAGGGCATCCGCAGCGACACTGGTTCACATATACGTGTGCTTAGTACTGAACATCTCCCTGCATGTGCTATTAGTGGTGATGAACTTCTCCAG ATATCTGGGGACCCATTGGTAGTTAGAAAAGCTCTTCTCCAAGTATCATCTCGTCTCCATGACAACCCATCTAGGTCACAGCATCTTCTTGCATCCAGCTTGACGCAACCTTATCCAGTGGGCTCCCGCCATGGTAGTTCCTCTACTACTCCAGTTGTAGGGATTGCTCCCATGGTTAATCCTTATGGAGGATACAAAGGTGATATGGTTGGAGATTGGCCTTCTATATACCAACCGCGGAGAGAGGAGAGCTCTGCAAAAGAGTTCAGCTTGCGACTGCTTTGTGCTGCATCAGACGTTGGAGGTGTAATTGGAAAGGGAGGCGGAATTATCAAACAGATCAGGCAGGAATCTGGAGCTTTTATCAAAGTGGATAGTTCAAGTGCAGAAGATGACTGCATAATTACCGTTTCGGCAAAGGAG TTCTTCGAAGATCCCATCTCTCCAACAATTGATGCTACAGTTCGTTTACAACCAAGATGCAGTGAGAAAACTGATCCAGAATCTGGTGAGCCATCTTATACAACACGTTTGTTGGTGTCAACATCACGGATTGGGTGCTTGATCGGCAAAGGTGGTTCGATCATTACTGAGATACGTAGAACATCAAGAGCAAATATACGTATCCTTTCGAAGGAGAATGTCCCAAAAGTAGCGTCCGAAGACGAAGAGATGGTTCAG ATCAGTGGAGACCTCGATGTTGCAAAACATGCTCTTGTGCAAATAACTACAAGGCTGAAAGCGAATTTCTTTGAAAGAGAGGGGTCGTTATCAGGTTTTCAACCTGTGATTCCTTATCATCCCTTGCCTGCTAGTGTTGCTGATGAGTCAAAGTATCTAGGCAGAGATGCTAAGCTTGGGCATGATTATCCATACTCTGGTGGATATCGTGCATCAGAGGATATGCTTCCTGTTGACAGTTATGCAAATTATGGCAGTTCCCAG GTCTCTGGAGGACGCTACGGGACGTACAGTGGTCGTTCGGGAAGCAGTGG GTTATCTGGCCCTAGTTATCTATCTTCTGGAAAGCGCTATGGTTACTAG